Genomic DNA from Pelosinus sp. UFO1:
TTTTACTTAGACAATTCCATTACTTTGGCTACATATGCCTTCGTTTCCGAATACGGAGGAATACCATTATAATTTTTTACAGCCTGAGGCCCAGCATTGTAGGCAGCAACCGCTTTCGTGACATCGCCATCAAAAGTGGAAATTAGTTGTTTTAAATAACGTACGCCACCATCAATATTCTCACGTGGATCTTTAATATTATGAACGCCTAATCCTTGCGCTGTCTCAGGCATCAGTTGCATAACCCCTACTGCGCCAGCCGAGGAAACAACATCGGGTGACAAGTTAGACTCTACTTTTGCAACTGCCATGGCAAGTTTAGGATCTACTCCATACTTTTTAGCTGTAAATTGAATCATTTTGCCAATATCGTCTGATGCAAAGGTCTTTTCCCCTGTAGCATTACTCTTTTCTACCCCAGCTAAAACCTTAGAAAAATTCATTGCAGGAACTGGAGAATAATTAAACCTTTGCTCTATGGCGTCTATACGTTGTAATACTTTATTTATACCATCCATACAATCACCTTAGTTTTCTCGTACATAAAGTTGCAGACCGATTTCATCTAACATTTTTTGCTCTTCCTTTATCATCTCATCCTGATAATGCTGCAACTTTTTTTCACGAAATTTTTCTACAAGCTTATGATTTTTTACCGCTTCTTCTAGGTTACGTAAACATTCTTTTCGTTTTTCATCGAAAGCTAGTACACGTTCCTTTTGCTTCGTAATTTCATATTTAATCTTTTCAAAATAATACTGGTATGCCCTTAACGTTTCAATCGTTAGTGCATCTTGCTGGTAGTTTCGTAATTGCTCTATATTTTGCGATAACTTACTTTCTAATTCTCCCAATTTTTGTTTTTCTATTTGAAATTGATTCGTAGCCTGCCAAAATGCAATTTGTACTTGTTCCTTTTGCATTTTTCTAAATTTAAGCAAAGTTTCTAAACGGAATGTAAAAGATTGCATTTAGTTTCACACCTTAAAGTTAAAATCAGGAAATCAAAGACAGTAACTTTGCAATCGTTTCATCGGCAGACATGTGTTCATTTACATCTTGCTGCAAAAAGGTTTTAATGGCGTCAATCTTTGCTATGGATTGATCAATATTTACGTTACTCCCTGTTGCGTAAGCACCAATATTAATCAGATCCTCCGCTTCACGATAAGTGGCCATAATAGAACGCAATTTTTGTGCTGCTGTATAATGTCCCTTCTCAACAATGTCTATCATAACCCGGCTCACACTTGCAAGCACATCAATCGCCGGATAATGATTTTGCGTAGCAATGTTACGAGATAGAACAATGTGGCCGTCTAAAATACTGCGTACTGCATCAGCTATCGGTTCATTCATATCATCACCATCTACCAATACCGTGTATATACCAGTAATGGAACCCTTATCTCCAGTACCGGAACGCTCTAGCAATTTAGGTAACATAGCAAATACTGAAGGAGTATAACCACGAGTAGCTGGTGGTTCACCAATAGTTAGGCCAACTTCTCGTTGTGCCATAGCAAAGCGTGTTACAGAATCCATCATCAATACAACATTTAGCCCTTGATCTCTAAAATATTCAGCTATAGCGGTAGCCGTCATTGCTCCTTTGATACGTACTAGTGCTGGTTGATCTGATGTTGCTACCACAACTACAGATCTTTTCAAACCTTCTTCCCCTAAATCACGTTCAATGAATTCACGGACCTCACGGCCCCGTTCACCAACCAAAGCAATTACATTTACATCTGCCTCTGTATTACGGGCAATCATGCCAAGTAGAGTACTTTTACCAACACCACTACCAGCCATAATCCCTACACGTTGTCCACGTCCAAGAGTTATTAAACTATCAATCGCCCTTACGCCAACTGAAAGCTTTTCCTCAATACGTCGACGAGATAATGGAGGAGGAGGAGCGTTATGTAAAGGATACATAGTATTTACTGATAACGGTCCCTTATCATCCATTGGATTGCCTAAGCCATCCAAAACTCGTCCCAGAAGATGATCGCCCACATTTACCGTTAAAGTCTGATGAGCAGAAAACACTTCACAGCCAGGGCCAATACCTTGCATTTCTCCGATTGGCATTAACAGGACTCTATTTTGACGGAATCCTACCACCTCAGCAGCAATGGCTCCTCCCTCATTACGAGGACAAATATAGCACAAGTCGCCTAAATTGACACTTGGTCCCTGAGACTCAATAACTAACCCAACAATTTGGGTGATTTTCCCTGATACCTTCATTGACTCAGTACAATTAATAGCATTTAAGTATTTACCAACTTTAAAAACACTCATGGTAAAACTCCCTGCAATGCTTTTTTAAGGGTGTCAAATTGGGTATCAATTCTAGCATCCACCATTCCATAAGATGTATCGATCACACAACTACCATTTTCAAGAGTATGGTCCGCAGTTATTTTTAATACGTGCTCCCCGCCAACCATAACTTGCAAATCTTGTTTAACTTGTAATACAGCATCAAAATCCTGAACGCTTACCCTAATAACAATTTGTTCTTGATCACGGACCTTATCTAGCGCAGCTTTTACAACTGGTAGAACTACTAGAGGGTTTTCTGTTATTTCACTCGCCAATACTTTACTAGCCAAAGCAAGAGCAATTTCGACAATTTGTCGTTCTGCTGCAAGAATCATATCCTTAGCTTGCTTTTCAGCAACACTTAAAGTCTGCTGCGCCTTTACAACTCCTTCATGAATAACCTGTTGCATTTCATCTAAACCGGCTTTTTTCCCTTGAGTTATACCCTCTTGGTAACCAGTTTGATGTCCTTCATCATAAGCCTGTTGTTTGATTTGCTCCACCAACTGCTTAGCTTCAGTCAAACTCACTTCCATAGCCATTTTAGCTTCAG
This window encodes:
- a CDS encoding lytic transglycosylase domain-containing protein codes for the protein MDGINKVLQRIDAIEQRFNYSPVPAMNFSKVLAGVEKSNATGEKTFASDDIGKMIQFTAKKYGVDPKLAMAVAKVESNLSPDVVSSAGAVGVMQLMPETAQGLGVHNIKDPRENIDGGVRYLKQLISTFDGDVTKAVAAYNAGPQAVKNYNGIPPYSETKAYVAKVMELSK
- a CDS encoding FliH/SctL family protein — translated: MSKIIKFACMQEPRILTNNFIVKEEKTVEEVVVDPSIANELITSAREEAANIIAEAKMAMEVSLTEAKQLVEQIKQQAYDEGHQTGYQEGITQGKKAGLDEMQQVIHEGVVKAQQTLSVAEKQAKDMILAAERQIVEIALALASKVLASEITENPLVVLPVVKAALDKVRDQEQIVIRVSVQDFDAVLQVKQDLQVMVGGEHVLKITADHTLENGSCVIDTSYGMVDARIDTQFDTLKKALQGVLP
- the fliI gene encoding flagellar protein export ATPase FliI, encoding MSVFKVGKYLNAINCTESMKVSGKITQIVGLVIESQGPSVNLGDLCYICPRNEGGAIAAEVVGFRQNRVLLMPIGEMQGIGPGCEVFSAHQTLTVNVGDHLLGRVLDGLGNPMDDKGPLSVNTMYPLHNAPPPPLSRRRIEEKLSVGVRAIDSLITLGRGQRVGIMAGSGVGKSTLLGMIARNTEADVNVIALVGERGREVREFIERDLGEEGLKRSVVVVATSDQPALVRIKGAMTATAIAEYFRDQGLNVVLMMDSVTRFAMAQREVGLTIGEPPATRGYTPSVFAMLPKLLERSGTGDKGSITGIYTVLVDGDDMNEPIADAVRSILDGHIVLSRNIATQNHYPAIDVLASVSRVMIDIVEKGHYTAAQKLRSIMATYREAEDLINIGAYATGSNVNIDQSIAKIDAIKTFLQQDVNEHMSADETIAKLLSLIS
- the fliJ gene encoding flagellar export protein FliJ, translating into MQSFTFRLETLLKFRKMQKEQVQIAFWQATNQFQIEKQKLGELESKLSQNIEQLRNYQQDALTIETLRAYQYYFEKIKYEITKQKERVLAFDEKRKECLRNLEEAVKNHKLVEKFREKKLQHYQDEMIKEEQKMLDEIGLQLYVREN